One genomic region from Salinicola endophyticus encodes:
- the rpsO gene encoding 30S ribosomal protein S15: MALTAEKKAEIVKEFGQGENDTGSPEVQVALLSANIDGLQSHFKDHKQDHHSRRGLIRMVNQRRKLLDYLKGKDFDRYQSLIKKLGLRR, encoded by the coding sequence ATGGCACTGACTGCCGAAAAGAAAGCCGAAATCGTCAAAGAGTTCGGTCAGGGCGAGAACGACACCGGTTCCCCTGAAGTGCAGGTTGCCCTGCTGAGCGCCAACATCGATGGCCTGCAGAGCCACTTCAAGGATCACAAGCAGGATCACCACTCCCGTCGTGGTCTGATCCGCATGGTCAACCAGCGCCGCAAGCTGCTGGACTACCTCAAGGGTAAAGACTTCGACCGCTATCAGTCGCTGATCAAGAAGCTCGGTCTGCGTCGCTGA
- the truB gene encoding tRNA pseudouridine(55) synthase TruB, translated as MARRRKGLAIDGVLLLDKPQGISSNHALQRVRRLYQARKAGHTGTLDPMATGLLPICLGEATKFSAHLLEADKVYRTRVKLGEITDTGDAEGEVIARQALPERLDREAIEALLTRFHGEIEQVPPMYSALKHQGRKLYELAREGKTVARAPRRVTVYDVRPLGWEPDGFWLEVRCSKGTYIRTLAEDIGREAGFGAHITALERLQTGPFDSANRVTLEALEAMDDDARLAQLLPADAMLDHLPPLAVDAETADRLLHGQRAAVAAGTLASGSTARLYLDHAFLGLVEATGATEIAPKRLVDTAALASG; from the coding sequence ATGGCCAGGCGTCGCAAGGGCCTGGCGATCGATGGCGTGCTGCTGCTGGACAAGCCCCAGGGCATCTCCAGCAACCACGCGCTGCAGCGGGTCCGACGTCTGTATCAGGCGCGCAAGGCGGGGCACACCGGTACGCTGGATCCGATGGCGACCGGGCTGCTGCCGATCTGTCTCGGCGAGGCGACCAAGTTCTCCGCGCACCTGTTGGAGGCCGACAAGGTCTACCGTACCCGGGTCAAGCTGGGTGAGATCACCGACACCGGAGATGCCGAAGGCGAAGTGATCGCACGCCAGGCGCTCCCCGAGCGGCTGGATCGCGAGGCCATCGAGGCACTGCTGACGCGCTTTCACGGCGAGATCGAGCAGGTGCCGCCGATGTACTCCGCGCTCAAGCATCAGGGGCGCAAGCTCTACGAGCTGGCGCGGGAGGGCAAGACGGTGGCACGTGCGCCGCGCCGTGTGACGGTGTATGATGTGCGCCCGCTCGGCTGGGAGCCCGATGGCTTCTGGCTTGAGGTGCGCTGTAGCAAGGGCACCTATATCCGCACGCTGGCCGAGGATATCGGCCGCGAAGCCGGTTTCGGCGCGCATATCACGGCGCTGGAACGGCTGCAGACAGGGCCTTTCGACAGCGCCAACCGGGTGACACTCGAAGCGCTCGAGGCGATGGACGACGACGCCCGGCTGGCGCAGCTGCTGCCGGCCGATGCGATGCTCGACCATCTGCCACCGCTCGCGGTGGACGCCGAGACCGCCGACCGCCTGCTTCACGGGCAGCGCGCCGCGGTGGCCGCCGGTACGTTGGCATCTGGCAGCACGGCAAGACTCTATCTCGACCACGCCTTTCTGGGGCTGGTCGAGGCGACCGGGGCGACGGAGATTGCGCCCAAGCGCCTGGTCGATACCGCGGCCCTGGCGTCGGGCTGA
- the nusA gene encoding transcription termination factor NusA, whose amino-acid sequence MSKEILLVVDAISNEKSVPRDVIFEAVEAALASASRKRFEGQDVSVRVEIDRRTGEYDTFRRWTVVEDEEYLSEEREIPLSEAEQRDPPLALGDVVEEQIESVAFGRIAAQTAKQVIVQKVREAERAQIVKQYAEREGELVAGIVKKTTRDGLIIDLGENAEGFLPRGEMIPGERYRMNERVRALLWKVDPEARGSQLILSRTKPGMLVELFKIEVPEIAEQLIEIKGAARDPGARAKIAVKTNDKRIDPVGACVGMRGSRVQAVSNELRNERVDIILWDDNPAQLVINAMAPAEVASILVDEDAHSMDVAVAEDNLAQAIGRSGQNVRLASELTGWTLNVMTVDEAEGKREQEVDSLIEYFINHLEIDEDVARILVEEGFTTIEELAYVPLEEMLEIEEFDEDLIEELRARAKDELLNLAIASEEELDGAQPAEDLLSMDGMDRHLAFILASRGIVTMEDLAEQSIEDLKDIDDVDEERAAALIMTARAPWFQSEE is encoded by the coding sequence ATGAGCAAAGAGATACTGCTGGTCGTTGACGCCATCTCCAACGAGAAGAGCGTTCCCCGAGACGTGATCTTCGAAGCCGTCGAGGCGGCGCTCGCGAGCGCCTCGCGCAAGCGTTTCGAAGGTCAGGACGTGAGCGTTCGGGTCGAGATCGACCGGCGCACCGGTGAGTACGACACCTTCCGCCGCTGGACCGTGGTCGAAGACGAAGAGTATCTCAGCGAAGAGCGCGAGATTCCGCTGTCCGAAGCCGAGCAGCGCGATCCGCCGCTGGCCCTCGGCGACGTCGTCGAAGAGCAGATCGAGTCGGTGGCCTTCGGCCGCATCGCGGCGCAGACCGCCAAGCAGGTCATCGTGCAGAAGGTGCGCGAGGCCGAGCGGGCGCAGATCGTCAAGCAGTATGCCGAGCGCGAGGGTGAGCTGGTCGCCGGTATCGTCAAGAAGACGACACGCGATGGCCTCATCATCGATCTGGGCGAGAATGCCGAAGGCTTCCTGCCGCGCGGCGAGATGATCCCCGGCGAGCGCTATCGCATGAACGAGCGTGTGCGCGCGCTGCTGTGGAAGGTCGATCCGGAAGCCCGCGGCTCCCAGCTGATCCTGTCGCGGACCAAGCCCGGCATGCTGGTCGAGCTGTTCAAGATCGAGGTGCCCGAGATCGCCGAGCAGCTGATCGAGATCAAGGGCGCGGCACGCGATCCGGGCGCACGCGCCAAGATCGCGGTCAAGACCAACGACAAGCGCATCGATCCGGTCGGTGCCTGCGTCGGTATGCGCGGTTCGCGTGTGCAAGCGGTGTCCAACGAACTGCGCAACGAGCGCGTGGACATCATTCTATGGGACGACAACCCCGCCCAGCTGGTGATCAACGCCATGGCGCCGGCGGAAGTCGCTTCCATTCTCGTCGATGAAGACGCCCATTCGATGGACGTCGCCGTCGCCGAGGACAACCTCGCTCAGGCCATCGGCCGCAGCGGTCAGAACGTGCGGCTCGCCAGCGAGCTGACGGGCTGGACGCTCAACGTCATGACCGTGGACGAGGCCGAGGGTAAACGCGAGCAGGAAGTCGACAGCCTGATCGAATATTTCATCAACCATCTCGAGATCGACGAAGACGTCGCCCGCATCCTGGTCGAGGAAGGGTTCACGACGATCGAGGAGCTGGCCTACGTGCCGCTCGAGGAGATGCTGGAGATCGAAGAGTTCGATGAGGATCTGATCGAGGAACTGCGAGCAAGGGCCAAGGATGAGCTGCTCAACCTGGCTATCGCCTCGGAAGAGGAACTGGACGGCGCTCAGCCCGCCGAAGACCTTCTCTCGATGGACGGCATGGACCGCCACCTGGCATTCATTCTCGCCAGCCGTGGCATCGTCACCATGGAGGACCTTGCGGAACAGTCCATCGAGGATCTGAAGGATATCGACGACGTGGACGAGGAGCGCGCAGCGGCACTGATCATGACTGCCCGTGCGCCTTGGTTTCAGAGCGAAGAGTAA
- the rimP gene encoding ribosome maturation factor RimP, producing the protein MVTKDAALYAIIEPVVTAMGFELWGLEYLAQGKHSKLMIFIDSPNGISVDDCADVSRQVSGVLDVEDPITSHYSLEVSSPGLDRPLYTLDHFSRFRGHVVQLKLRTAFDGRRKFQGLLAGVEDDDVLLQIDGEEYCFPIESIDQARVVPQFDD; encoded by the coding sequence GTGGTCACCAAGGACGCAGCACTATATGCGATCATCGAACCCGTGGTCACCGCCATGGGTTTCGAGCTGTGGGGCCTGGAGTATCTGGCTCAGGGCAAGCACTCCAAGTTGATGATCTTCATCGATAGCCCCAACGGTATCTCGGTGGACGACTGCGCCGATGTCAGCCGCCAGGTGAGCGGTGTGCTCGATGTCGAGGATCCGATCACGAGCCATTACAGCCTGGAAGTCTCTTCTCCCGGGCTAGACCGCCCGCTCTATACCCTGGATCACTTCTCGCGTTTTCGTGGCCACGTCGTGCAGCTGAAGCTGCGCACGGCGTTCGATGGCCGGCGCAAGTTCCAGGGGCTGCTGGCCGGCGTCGAGGACGACGATGTGCTGCTGCAGATCGATGGCGAAGAGTACTGCTTCCCCATCGAGAGCATCGATCAAGCGCGCGTCGTGCCGCAGTTCGACGACTGA
- the infB gene encoding translation initiation factor IF-2: MSDMTVKEFAGKVGRDVSRLLEQMKDAGLPHKQESDAVSEEDKQRLLDHLTKSHGGGRGPRNRITLTRNTRSKIRSGERGKTIEVQVRKKRTYVKRDAEPAEEAPVEESGPRQLVGDMADHQAQQAEQQAQADAAAKAAAESAGQESSNKAAAPSPAPAAPGDDIPQEPQVEDDEPVSNSQPFVEPPPKEQRTDNRRAHPKKEKERDSGGRRGRRDDDDDRGERRRGGKKVKRAERRGTRRGRGDNQHGFQKPTQPIVREVAIPESISVADLADKMSIKANEVIKAMFSMGAAVTINQTIDQDTAAIVVEEMGHKPRLVKEDALETEVLENISYEGDEITRSPVVTVMGHVDHGKTSLLDFIRRTKVATGEAGGITQHIGAYHVEGEHGGVTFLDTPGHAAFTAMRARGAQATDVVILVVAADDGVMPQTIEAVEHAKAAGVPLVVAINKIDKEGADLDRIRNELSQHGVISEEWGGDTQFVPVSAKTGDGIDQLLESVLLVSEVLELKAVPEAPGKGVVVESRLDRGRGPVATVLVQNGTLSRGDIVLAGLHYGRVRALTNELGQQVESVGPSMPVEIQGLDGTPEAGEDFMVLADEKKAREIANFRQGKYREVRLARQQKAKLENMFSQMGQDEVAKVNVVLKADVQGSLEAIRGALEELSTDEVQVAVVSSGVGGITGTDANLALASEAILVGFNVRADASAREIVEREGLDLRYYSVIYQLIDEVKQAMSGMLAPEWKEEIVGIAEVRDVFKAPKIGAIAGCMVIEGTVHRNKKIRVLRDNVVIYEGDLESLRRFKDDVNEVRNGMECGIGVKNYNDVQVGDKIEVFDQVKVERSL; the protein is encoded by the coding sequence ATGTCAGACATGACCGTAAAAGAGTTTGCCGGCAAGGTGGGACGCGATGTCTCCCGCTTGCTAGAACAGATGAAAGATGCAGGCCTCCCGCACAAGCAGGAGAGTGACGCCGTATCCGAAGAAGACAAGCAGCGCCTGCTCGACCATCTGACCAAGAGTCATGGTGGGGGCCGGGGTCCGCGCAATCGGATCACGCTGACGCGCAACACCCGCAGCAAGATTCGCTCGGGCGAGCGTGGCAAGACCATCGAGGTGCAGGTGCGTAAGAAGCGCACCTACGTCAAGCGCGACGCCGAGCCGGCCGAAGAGGCGCCGGTCGAGGAGTCCGGTCCGCGTCAGCTGGTCGGCGACATGGCCGATCATCAGGCGCAGCAGGCCGAGCAGCAGGCGCAGGCCGACGCGGCCGCGAAGGCTGCCGCCGAGAGCGCCGGTCAGGAGAGCTCCAACAAGGCCGCGGCGCCGTCGCCGGCCCCTGCAGCCCCGGGCGACGACATTCCCCAGGAACCGCAGGTCGAGGATGACGAGCCGGTCTCCAACAGCCAGCCGTTCGTCGAGCCGCCGCCCAAGGAGCAGCGTACCGACAACCGTCGCGCGCACCCCAAGAAGGAGAAGGAGCGCGACAGCGGCGGCCGGCGTGGTCGGCGTGACGACGACGACGATCGCGGTGAGCGGCGTCGCGGCGGCAAGAAGGTCAAGCGTGCCGAGCGTCGTGGCACCCGCCGTGGGCGTGGCGACAATCAGCACGGGTTCCAGAAGCCGACCCAGCCGATCGTGCGTGAAGTGGCGATCCCCGAGTCGATCAGCGTGGCCGACCTCGCCGACAAGATGTCGATCAAGGCCAACGAAGTGATCAAGGCCATGTTCAGCATGGGCGCGGCGGTGACCATCAACCAGACCATCGACCAGGATACGGCTGCGATCGTGGTCGAGGAGATGGGCCACAAGCCGCGTCTGGTCAAGGAAGATGCGCTCGAGACCGAAGTGCTCGAGAACATCTCCTACGAGGGCGACGAGATCACCCGCTCGCCGGTGGTGACGGTGATGGGCCACGTCGACCACGGCAAGACCTCGCTGCTCGACTTCATCCGTCGCACCAAGGTGGCGACCGGTGAAGCCGGCGGGATCACCCAGCACATCGGCGCCTACCACGTCGAAGGCGAGCACGGCGGCGTGACCTTCCTCGACACCCCCGGACACGCGGCCTTTACCGCCATGCGTGCCCGCGGTGCCCAGGCCACCGACGTGGTCATCCTGGTGGTGGCTGCCGACGACGGCGTGATGCCGCAGACGATCGAGGCGGTCGAGCACGCCAAGGCGGCCGGCGTGCCGCTGGTGGTGGCGATCAACAAGATCGACAAAGAAGGTGCCGACCTCGACCGCATTCGTAACGAGCTCTCCCAGCACGGCGTGATCTCGGAAGAGTGGGGCGGCGACACCCAGTTCGTGCCCGTCTCGGCCAAGACCGGTGATGGTATCGATCAGCTGCTCGAATCCGTGCTGCTGGTCTCTGAAGTCCTCGAGCTCAAGGCCGTTCCCGAAGCGCCCGGCAAGGGTGTGGTGGTCGAGTCGCGGCTCGATCGCGGCCGCGGTCCGGTCGCCACCGTGCTGGTCCAGAACGGTACCCTGAGCCGTGGCGATATCGTACTCGCCGGCCTGCACTACGGCCGCGTGCGCGCGCTGACCAACGAACTCGGCCAGCAGGTCGAGTCGGTGGGCCCGTCGATGCCAGTGGAGATCCAGGGGCTCGACGGTACGCCGGAAGCGGGCGAAGACTTCATGGTGCTGGCCGACGAGAAGAAGGCGCGCGAGATCGCCAACTTCCGTCAGGGCAAATACCGCGAAGTGCGTCTGGCGCGGCAGCAGAAGGCCAAGCTGGAGAACATGTTCAGCCAGATGGGCCAGGACGAAGTGGCCAAGGTCAACGTCGTGCTCAAGGCCGACGTCCAGGGCTCGCTGGAAGCGATCCGTGGTGCACTGGAAGAGCTCTCCACCGACGAAGTCCAGGTCGCCGTGGTCTCCTCCGGGGTCGGTGGTATCACCGGCACCGACGCCAACCTGGCGCTCGCCAGCGAGGCGATTCTGGTCGGCTTCAACGTGCGTGCCGATGCCTCCGCACGGGAGATCGTCGAGCGTGAAGGGCTGGATCTGCGCTACTACAGCGTCATCTACCAGCTGATCGACGAGGTCAAGCAGGCCATGAGCGGCATGCTGGCACCGGAGTGGAAGGAAGAGATCGTCGGTATCGCCGAAGTGCGCGACGTGTTCAAGGCGCCGAAGATCGGCGCGATCGCTGGCTGTATGGTCATCGAGGGCACCGTCCACCGCAACAAGAAGATCCGTGTACTGCGCGACAACGTGGTCATCTACGAAGGCGATCTGGAGTCCCTGCGTCGCTTCAAGGATGACGTCAACGAAGTGCGCAACGGCATGGAGTGCGGTATCGGCGTCAAGAACTACAACGACGTTCAGGTCGGCGACAAGATCGAGGTCTTCGATCAGGTCAAGGTCGAACGCTCGCTGTAA
- the rbfA gene encoding 30S ribosome-binding factor RbfA, whose amino-acid sequence MREFKRTDRVADQLQQELAVLIQREIKDPRLGMVTVSSVKVSRDLGYADIFVTLLGENDAERVRENLGVLKRAAGFLRSQIARRIKLRHVPELRFHYDESVLRGHHLSALIDEAVASDKRHDEPADDAASDDDAPQRGDGAPQRGDGEPR is encoded by the coding sequence ATGCGCGAATTCAAACGAACCGACCGGGTCGCCGACCAGCTCCAGCAGGAGCTGGCCGTGCTGATCCAGCGCGAGATCAAGGATCCGCGGCTGGGCATGGTCACCGTCAGCTCGGTGAAGGTCAGCCGGGATCTCGGCTATGCCGATATCTTCGTGACCCTGCTGGGCGAAAACGATGCCGAGCGGGTGCGTGAGAACCTGGGCGTGCTCAAGCGCGCAGCCGGTTTCCTGCGCTCGCAGATCGCGCGTCGCATCAAGCTGCGTCACGTGCCGGAGCTGCGCTTTCACTACGACGAAAGCGTGCTGCGGGGCCATCACCTCTCGGCGCTGATCGACGAAGCGGTGGCCAGCGACAAGCGTCACGACGAGCCTGCCGACGACGCGGCGTCTGATGATGACGCGCCGCAGCGGGGTGATGGAGCGCCGCAGCGGGGTGATGGAGAGCCGCGCTGA